The following proteins come from a genomic window of Miscanthus floridulus cultivar M001 chromosome 2, ASM1932011v1, whole genome shotgun sequence:
- the LOC136533360 gene encoding protein IN2-1 homolog B-like: MASAAPASSVEEVLPSPLTSASEPPPIFDGTTRLYIEYNCPFAQRTWIARNYKGLQDKIKIVAINLTDRPAWYKEKVYPGNKVPSLEHNNQVKGESLDLVKYIDSNFEGPSLLPEDPAKQQFAEELLAYSDAFNKALFSFIVSKEDVSEEAVAPLDKIEGALGKFKDGPFFLGQFSLVDTAYVPFIERFQILFPNTNNYDITKGRPNLQKFIEEVNKIDAYTQTKQDPQFILELTKKQLGIA; encoded by the exons ATGGCATCCGCCGCGCCTGCAAG CTCCGTGGAGGAAGTGCTGCCGTCTCCCCTGACCTCCGCCTCCGAGCCCCCTCCCATCTTCGATGGCACCACCAG GTTGTACATTGAATATAATTGCCCGTTCGCGCAGCGCACTTGGATTGCCAGGAACTACAAG GGTTTGCAGGACAAGATTAAGATAGTCGCCATCAATCTTACTGACAGGCCAGCATGGTACAAGGAGAAGGTTTATCCAGGAAACAAG GTGCCTTCTCTGGAGCACAACAACCAGGTGAAAGGAGAGAGCTTGGATTTGGTTAAGTACATTGACAGCAACTTCGAAGGCCCATCGTTGCTCCCTGAG GATCCTGCAAAGCAGCAGTTTGCTGAGGAGCTGCTAGCATATAGTGATGCATTTAACAAAGCATTATTCTCATTTATAGTCTCCAAGGAAGATGTGTCTGAGGAAGCTG TTGCTCCTTTGGATAAAATAGAAGGCGCCCTGGGGAAATTCAAGGACGGACCATTCTTCCTTGGTCAGTTCAGTCTG GTGGACACTGCATATGTGCCATTCATCGAGAGGTTTCAGATACTCTTTCCCAACACAAACAACTACGATATCACAAAGGGCAGACCCAACCTTCAGAAGTTCATCGAG GAAGTGAACAAGATCGATGCATATACACAGACTAAACAGGACCCACAGTTTATACTTGAGCTTACAAAGAAGCAGCTTGGG ATTGCTTAA